From Pseudomonas sp. AN-1:
CGTCTCGGCGAGAGCGGCAGCCTGCGCCTGCGTCTGCAGGAGCCGGACTCCGGCGTGCAGAGCGAGCGCACCCTGGCCCTGGATGGCTGGCTCAGGGGAGCCGAGGATCCCGATCCGTTGGCGGCGCTGGGCATCCGTCCGTGGACGCCGAGGGTCGAGCCGGTACTGGCCCAGCTCGATCCGCAGGGGCCGGCGCAGGCCGCCGGGCTGGAGGTGGGCGATCGCCTGCTGAGCCTGGACGGGGTGGCGCTGGACGATTGGCAGCAGGTGGTCGAGCGAGTGCGCGAGCGCCCGGGGCAGCGGGTGAGCCTGCGGGTCGAGCGCGATGGCCAGGCGCTGGACGTCAGCCTGACCCTGGCCGCTCGCGGCGAAGGCAAGGCGCGCAGCGGCTACCTCGGGGCCGGCGTCAGCGGCGGCGAATGGCCGGCGCAGATGCTCCGTGAAGTCCGTCACGGTCCGCTGGAAGCGGTGGGCGAAAGCCTCGGGCGGACCTGGTCGATGAGCCTTCTGACCCTCGACTCGATCGGCAAGATGCTGTTCGGCGAGCTCTCGGTAAAAAACTTGAGCGGCCCGATAACGATTGCTAAAGTGGCCGGCGCTTCGGCCCAGTCTGGGGTGGGAGATTTCCTGAGCTTCCTCGCCTACCTGAGTATCAGCCTCGGCGTGCTCAACCTGCTGCCGATTCCGGTCCTCGATGGCGGGCATCTGCTGTTCTATCTGGTCGAATGGGTCCGTGGCCGGCCGCTGTCGGAACGGGTGCAGGCGCTCGGCATGCAGATAGGCATCAGCCTGGTGGTCGGCCTGATGCTTCTCGCCCTGTTTAATGACATCAGCCGGCTGTAACCTGCCACGCATTGCGGAGCTGCCGCCTGGGGCGGCAGTTCCTTTTTAGTCAGTCTGAAAAGTTAGAAAGGACTTCATGAAACGCTTGCTGCTACCGGCGGTAATTGCCGCGCTGATCACCGCCGAGGTTCACGCCGAGTCCTTCACGATCACCGACATTCGCGTCAACGGCCTGCAGCGGGTATCCGCCGGCAGCGTGTTCGGCGCCCTGCCGCTCAACGTCGGCGACGCGGTCGATGACCGCCGCCTGGTCGAGGCGACCCGCTCGCTGTTCAAGACCGGCTTCTTCCAGGACATCCGCCTCGGTCGCGAGGACGGCGTACTGGTGGTCGACGTGGTCGAGCGCCCGTCGATCTCGGCGATCGAGATCGACGGCAACAAGGCCATCGCCACCGATGATCTGCTCAAGGGCCTCAAGCAGTCCGGCCTGGCCGAAGGCGAGATCTTCCAGCAGGCGACCCTCGAGGGCGTGCGCAACGAGCTGCAGCGCCAGTACGTGGCGCAGGGCCGCTACTCGGCGAGCATCGACACCGAGGTGGTCAGCCAGCCGCGCAACCGGGTCGCCCTGAAGATCAAGATCAACGAGGGTTCGGTCGCCGCCATCCAGCACATCAACATCGTCGGCAACAAGGTGTTCTCCAGCGAGGAGCTGGCCGGCCTGTTCGAGCTGCGCACCACCAACTGGCTGTCGTTCTTCCGCAACGACGACAAGTATTCCCGCGAGAAGCTGTCCGGCGACCTCGAGCGCCTGCGTTCCTACTACTTGGATCGCGGCTACATCAATATGGACATCACCTCCACCCAGGTGTCCATCACCCCGGACAAGAAGCACGTCTACGTCACCGTCAACATCGACGAGGGCGAGCGCTACACGATCCGCGAGGTCAAGCTGGCCGGCGACCTGCGTGTGCCGGAGGAAGAGGTGCGCAAGCTGCTGCTGGTCAAGGAAGGCCAGGTGTTCTCGCGCAAGGTGATGACCAGCACTTCCGAGCTGATCACCCGCCGCCTCGGCAACGAGGGCTACACCTTCGCCAACGTCAACGGCATCCCCGAGCCGCACGACGAGGACAACACCGTCTCGCTGACCTTCGCCGTCGACCCGGGCAAGCGCGCCTACGTCAATCGCATCAACTTCCGCGGCAACACCAAGACCGAGGACGAGGTGCTGCGCCGCGAGATGCGCCAGATGGAAGGCGGCTGGGCCTCGACCTACCTGATCGACCAGTCGAAGACCCGCCTCGAGCGCCTCGGCTACTTCAAGGAGGTCAACGTCGAGACCCCGCCGGTGCCGGGCACCGACGACCAGATCGACGTCAACTACAGCGTCGAGGAGCAGCCGTCCGGCTCGATCACCGCCAGCGTCGGCTTCGCCCAGAGCGCCGGCCTGATCCTTGGCGGCTCGATCAGCCAGAACAACTTCCTCGGCACCGGCAACAAGGTCAACGTCGGCCTGACCCGCAGCGAGTACCAGACCCGCTACAACTTCGCCTTCACCGATCCGTACTGGACCGAGGACGGCGTCAGCCTCGGCTACAACATGTTCTATCGCACCACCGACTACAGCGACCTCGACGTCGACGTGTCGAGCTACTCGGTGGACAGCCTCGGTGCCGGCATCAACCTCGGCTATCCGATCAGCGAGACCTCGCGCCTGACCTACGGGCTGTCGGCCCAGCAGGACGACATCAAGCCCGGTACCTACACGGTCGACGAGATCAACGACTTCATCGCGGCCGAAGGCGACAGCTACACCAACTTCAAGGGCTCGATGGGCTGGTCGCAGTCGACCCTCAACCGCGGCATGTTCGCCAGCCGCGGCTACTCGCAGAGCCTGGTCGGCGAGATCACCCTGCCGGGCAGCGACCTGTCGTTCTACCGCATCGACTACAACGGCCAGGTCTTCGTCCCGCTGTGGAAGAAGGACTACGCCCTGCGCTTCCATGGCCGCCTGGGCTATGCCGACAGCTACGGCTCGACCAGCGAGCTGCCGTTCTACGAGCACTACTACGCCGGCGGTTTCGGTTCGGTACGTGGCTTCGAGGAAAGCAGCCTCGGCCCGCGCAGCACGCCGGCCGCGGCCGATCCGGATCAGGATCCGCAACCCTTCGGCGGCAACGTCATCGTGCAGGGCGGTACCGAACTGCTGTTCCCCCTGCCGTTCGTCAAGGACCAGCGCTCCCTGCGCACCGTGTTGTTCTGGGACGTCGGCAACGTGTTCGACACCAACTGCAGCGCCGCCCAGGAGGCGCGCGGCGAGGTCGGCTGCGACATCAGCCTGAGCGACATGGCCAGCTCGGTTGGCGTCGGCCTGACCTGGCTGACCGCGCTCGGCCCGCTGAGCTTCAGCCTCGGCATGCCGGTCAAGGAGCCCGAGAACTCCGATACCCAGGTATTCCAGTTCTCCCTGGGACAGACTTTCTAAGCCCGTTGGGGCCTTTCACCCAACCGATTCGTATCAGGAGTTCATCGTGCGCAAGTTGACCCAAGCAATCCTGTTCGCCGCCGCTATGGTGAGCCTGCCGGCC
This genomic window contains:
- the rseP gene encoding sigma E protease regulator RseP, producing MSALYMIVGTLVALGVLVTFHEFGHFWVARRCGIKVLRFSVGFGAPLLRWHDRHGTEFVIAAIPLGGYVKMLDEREGEVPAALLEQAFNRKSVRQRFAVVVAGPLANFLLAILFFWVVAMLGSQQVRPVIGSIEPGSLAEQAGVMAGAEVLAVDGRAVQGWSEVNLQLVRRLGESGSLRLRLQEPDSGVQSERTLALDGWLRGAEDPDPLAALGIRPWTPRVEPVLAQLDPQGPAQAAGLEVGDRLLSLDGVALDDWQQVVERVRERPGQRVSLRVERDGQALDVSLTLAARGEGKARSGYLGAGVSGGEWPAQMLREVRHGPLEAVGESLGRTWSMSLLTLDSIGKMLFGELSVKNLSGPITIAKVAGASAQSGVGDFLSFLAYLSISLGVLNLLPIPVLDGGHLLFYLVEWVRGRPLSERVQALGMQIGISLVVGLMLLALFNDISRL
- the bamA gene encoding outer membrane protein assembly factor BamA, encoding MKRLLLPAVIAALITAEVHAESFTITDIRVNGLQRVSAGSVFGALPLNVGDAVDDRRLVEATRSLFKTGFFQDIRLGREDGVLVVDVVERPSISAIEIDGNKAIATDDLLKGLKQSGLAEGEIFQQATLEGVRNELQRQYVAQGRYSASIDTEVVSQPRNRVALKIKINEGSVAAIQHINIVGNKVFSSEELAGLFELRTTNWLSFFRNDDKYSREKLSGDLERLRSYYLDRGYINMDITSTQVSITPDKKHVYVTVNIDEGERYTIREVKLAGDLRVPEEEVRKLLLVKEGQVFSRKVMTSTSELITRRLGNEGYTFANVNGIPEPHDEDNTVSLTFAVDPGKRAYVNRINFRGNTKTEDEVLRREMRQMEGGWASTYLIDQSKTRLERLGYFKEVNVETPPVPGTDDQIDVNYSVEEQPSGSITASVGFAQSAGLILGGSISQNNFLGTGNKVNVGLTRSEYQTRYNFAFTDPYWTEDGVSLGYNMFYRTTDYSDLDVDVSSYSVDSLGAGINLGYPISETSRLTYGLSAQQDDIKPGTYTVDEINDFIAAEGDSYTNFKGSMGWSQSTLNRGMFASRGYSQSLVGEITLPGSDLSFYRIDYNGQVFVPLWKKDYALRFHGRLGYADSYGSTSELPFYEHYYAGGFGSVRGFEESSLGPRSTPAAADPDQDPQPFGGNVIVQGGTELLFPLPFVKDQRSLRTVLFWDVGNVFDTNCSAAQEARGEVGCDISLSDMASSVGVGLTWLTALGPLSFSLGMPVKEPENSDTQVFQFSLGQTF